Part of the Mangifera indica cultivar Alphonso chromosome 4, CATAS_Mindica_2.1, whole genome shotgun sequence genome, AGTAATGAGTTCAATTGAGTAGAAAAACATGGgcaattttaatccaaaataaatctttttttagtTCCATTATCTAATGGTTTAGACACTGGAACAACTTTATGAGTGTGATGAGGATGTCACACAACCGGATGGGAGAAAATGTCACGTCCAACCTAATTCAAGCGTCCATTAACCTCAATCCTTGGGGGAAGAATATGCTAAGAAGTTTCCaaggtgttttaaaattttcctcaaTCAAATCTATTGGGTTTGTAATTTCATGCAGTCTGAACCGAAATGTTTGCTTATAAAACACTTATATGTAGAAAACTAGCTAAAATTATGGATATATTAATTCTAATCATTGTattatttgaaagttttaataaaacaacataGTTTATCCTTACCTCTTTCTTTTTCAGTTCGTCATACTTAGAGCCAATGACTACCAATATTCTCCACGATTTATGGCACTATACGCACCCATTTTCCAAACCCTAATGTATAGAGCATACTTAAAACTGTTTTCCAGAGTTTTTTGACGACAGATGCATTATTACAAGTACAAtgcttaatttttatataggcaaaaaaaaaaaaaaaaaatcgaagaCCCTCAAGCATTTGAACATAACTTGATAACGATATATAAAAGGCAGTAAAAGATGAAGATCAGCCATTCTGATAGATAAATTTGATCGTATATGCTAAAAACTCATCGCTACAACCTTGATGATACCTTAATTGCCTTATTACAACATCTTTTAAAGCAAATGAAAGTGAACTAAGAACATGTATACCGTCAGGTTCAGAAACATCAAAGAAAACACTGGTGGAAATGTTTTAGCTGTTTACTCAACGAGTTGAAATATACGGGCTTTTGAAACCGTGAATCCTgatcattttgaaaattatttatgacACCCAACTTTTTTAGGTACATAATTCAAACACTGTAACATTCTaatgactattttttttttgagtttcatGCATGCACACTATTACAAAAAAGTGTAAAGaaagaacttcatcttcttccGATTAAATCTAAGTTATATCAACACTGAAAATAACTTGGAGTCTAgagtatataataatatatatgcagGATATTTGATTGCGTATGCGTACGTTAATTTACCTTAAGCCATGAACCGTACTTGCCTCTCTACAGTTAAGCTAATGCCATTACTCTAATTGATGAAGGGAAGACAGGTGTCAGCAACTCTTCCCCAGGGCTCAACGTCTCAAACCCATCTCTCAGCCCGCACTTAGCTAGCACGAGCACGGAATATTTAGGGAGGGAGAAGCCCTTGAGGGAGAGTGAATGAAAACTGCTTCGTTATACAAATACACACCTACATTAATCATCCCTGCAGCTATCTATGCATCCTCGTTCATCGATGCTTTTGATGTGATAACAAATTGGACACAagttatgttatatatatatagcctgCTCAAAGTGTAAAGCAACTCATGCATGTGCATGTTTCCGCTAGCTCGATCCTCCAGCTGTGGATAAGAGATTTCGATAAAAGAATAAGTTCGATATCCACCATCTCTCAAGCATCTTTGCAAGAGATGTCTCAAGATATCTAATGTAGTTCATGACAGGTGTTCATCATGGAAACTGATTGATTTATATCTTTTGGCCATTCTGAAATACAATATGAGCCCTTGATAATTGACTATGATAGAGAATTTTCCTGTAGCTAGGAGAGTCAATTCTGATGCCTCTTGAGATAACTAATTATGTTTGAGAATGCTCATTTAAGTCTTTCAAAGGGGAATATATAAGTTGATTGGATGAGAATCCTATCTATAGTTCTATATATCAGATATATTCTAAGTTGACATTtgattaaaatacaaattattgcATAATCGAATTGATGTTGGGCACGTTCCAATATTCTAACAATTGACACTTTTTTGAAACTCGCCCAAATAAAAGTTCATTTTACTCCAACATTAACTACACCATCTGTACACGGCTTCATTTTACTCCATTATGAACGAAACCTCTACACATTACTTCAGCAAGAACTTCCGAAAAAAATACTCACTACTGCTAAGATCTGCATTAATCACAACACCTGACTCTTTTATTTTCCTCCCTGAATCAATTCCTCTTTTGTTTTCGTTCTTGGATCACTTCCTGCAAAATGTATTCTTCATTACTCTTACAGGTAATGTTTCCCATCTTGCAACTAAATTAGTTCTATGGTCAAgaccttaaaaaaaaacatatttttttcttgcttcTCTTCCATCTTGAGCATACTATGAGTCGTATAAAAGAGTTTTGATGGGGATTATACCATGTCATCACATTCAACTTGTCTCTTAGAGTCTCAAAATGAGCAACAAATAAAGAGTTTTGTGAGCACATCAACCATTAGAAACTAAGGTAATATCACGTTGTTGTGTGCCTTTAATGTATCTTAACACTTCTATCATTATATCTAAGTTGGAGCTTCAGGCTTCAAAAATTGACTGAATTTATTGTAAGCAGAGGATAAATCTAATTTGGAAATAATTAGATATAGTAATGGACCCATTTTGTTTCTACAGAGATTAAGATTGTCAAAAAGAGCACTAACTTAATACTTTACTGGCATTGGTGTAGAGCACGGCTTGGCATCTTGCATCTAAGTTTATactaaaaaatcatataaatattcagGTTGACATAACAACAAACCTGAATCTAACCTGTGAGCTTCTAATCCAAAAAATAGCTTAATTCTCCTagattttcagagaaaattGAGAATTCAACTCTATGACAAACTGTTGGTTAAAAAGTGAATTTgttacaattaacaaaatatcattGAGATATACCCAAATATAGTTTTTGACCTTCTCATCattcaagaagaagaaacttgAATCAACCACATAATTTATGTGAGTTTTGTATCTAATAAAACTCTTTCTACCTTGTCATACCAAGTTTTGGGAGCTTATGTGACCCTATACAAAGCCTTGGTGAGTTTATGTAATATCCATAgatatataataagattatttatgtcattttatattatgcatgaatttatttaaatataagttaagtaaatatttgtttaagttaaagtatttatgataataaaaagtTGAACGATCATTTTATTGAGTAAACTCTTATTCAACAAATGTCAACTATATAATTTAGAGAACATGTTATGCCATAATTGAATTCAGTGATGAACAATCATTACATCAAAGTAAACATTTGTTCTAATGgttatttcattgaaattttattaaaaaaaaaaactataatccATGACTCAAGCTTACATCCTATACACAAGAAAAGTCCTTGAACCATCTTTTATcatatctttaccaaattttagTTGCCAAAGATTGTGCcaaagagataaagagatcGAAAAAATGTGTGTGTGCGCGCTTAAGTATAATATggtggtttatataaaaaaagatgaaattaatgTTAGACAGACAAAGGATTATGAGAGAGACTAGCGAACATTCAAGGTGATAGAGGATGAATGTCCCAAAGTTGTGAGCGACCATTAGTTAACATTAACATTCAAACTTGAAGGGAGGAAGCATGTTGCttcaacaaaccttggttgGGAAATACTCATTAATTCGGCCATTGCCTTATAATTAGCTTGCGCCATCCTATATCCTTGCCTAATTACAAGCCGGCAATCTCTAATTTAATTAGTCTGATTTGATGATTACCATTAGTAATCTGGTTGATGTAGGCTAAGGTTCCAAGACAGGCGTCATTCACTCTTCCTAAGGGCTTCCACGTCTCAAAATGAACCATCTCTCAGCCTGCACTTAGCTAGCATTCGAGCATGGAATAATATTGAGGGAGGGGGAAGCCCTTGAGGGAGAGGGAACGAGAACTGCTTGGTAAGATCTTCAATATcgatattttatatgaaaaccTAGCTAATCCGAGAAAACAAGAATTGCTTTAAGATCAAGAGGTAGTTGGCTAGCTAGCTAACATAACTTTTTGGTTTCTGGTGTTGTTGATGAAGGCATACAAGACAGGTCTCATCCACTCCGTAAGGGCTTCACGTCTCAAATCCGCCTCTCAGGAGAGAAGCCCTTGAGGGAGAGTGAATGACAGCTGTTTGGTAATATACGTACATTAACCAACCTTCATTGAAGGACTACTCCAGACATCTTGGTCTCTTGATGTGAAAACAAAATAGAAGACAACTGCTGCTTTTATAGACTCTTAAGAGATTGTACTCCTCCTATATTCTCAAATTGATGCATGAAGAGGTTTCATGCATGGCAGTGGATAAGAAAATACGATAAAGAATAAATTCCATATCTACCATGGATTTTGCAAGCATCTTTGTAGGTTTTGTCTCAAAAACACAGCTTGATATTCAAGGATAATGATTTATGAATATCATTTGATAAGTGCCTTCGTTCACAGCATTATTGGGAGtaggaaatttaattaaagtatcTAAAATGACAATTACGAAATGCCATGTTCAATGACAATCTTAGACGTTGATAATTGAGTATGATCAGCATCGGAGCCCATGTGATGGAATTTTGCAGTGGCTTTACTTGAGagtcaactttttttttttttttttgcctgcCTCTTGAATGAATTTAAGAGATAAGTCTAAGGACACAACTCACAAGTAAAGAATAAGGAATAAGGACGGGATGAGAATCCTATCCATACATCAAATAATTCCTATGTTGACATTTTAATTAACATGTTGTGAATCAGGATATTAACTAGCTAGCTACACcattatatgattaatgttATGAAATAAATGAGCTTCAGGAACTGTTGGATTAGTCTTTGAAGCTAAATATTAATACAgatatcttaaaaatataaaataaataaataaagatggaTAGGAGAGGATTCAACCacttaatcattttaattaagaaaaaacataaaattaaatatgtatacaaGGACAAACAATGATTATTAACCGTTGAAAGAGCCGCAATCAAGTCTAATGTCTCCATCCTTCCCTGAACTCCAATGCTCCCCAACTTGATCATGGCAGAAACAAAGGAATCGAAAAATACTTTTTGATTTTCAGCCATTTTCTTAACATAATCTCCAGTCATCGggttcaaaatcaacatttgatCAGTTGCCAGCAGCCCCATCCCCTTCTGAAGATTTCTGAAATAAGAATTGTCAAAAATGATGGGTGTGGTAACATTATTGAATGCAACAACAGTGGGATCAAATTTCTTCTTGGGGCAAGGACCCTGGAGAGACTCTGAAAATTGGGGATTCATTGTTGGGTACAATGTCAGATGTTTTGTTCTAGTCACAAATTCTCGGCATTATTTTCCTGCAATGTCAGAAGCCCATAGTGTGGCCTCCTGATGATAAGGCTACCAAGTCCTTGATTATCGTTAAGCCTTTGGATATGAAAAGCGAGATTAATTGTGGGATGATTTGGTTTAGCTGAGGAATGTTAGCAGCCACCCTCGAAGCCTTCGAAACGAGTCCATCTCTACTTCCTTTTAGTACTTCCCATCCAGCTGCAGTGACAGGTGCTTCAAGGAGCTTCTGCGATGCCACATTGTGAATGATCTTCTCTACATCTGGGCAACTCTGCTTATTGAAGTCATAGCTAAGAGACTCTGCCTTAGGTGGTCTTGCATTGCAAGTAATCAAAACCAAgtgcaagaagaagaagaataagaagttGATTGAAAAAATAGGTGACATATATGAACTCACAGCCATGAAGAACTGAAGGTTATAAAGCATGTGATTCCTCTGCAGTAacattgatatataatatatactgtGTGTACAGTTTACAAACtataatgattattaatttatcattgttAGTATGTGACGTTATGGAAACCCAAACAAAAAAGTAGAATCTCAcaaaataagtgaaaattttaagtCCAATGATCatttctataattattatattaatagataattaaacatttaatcttgatatatttCTGTTGAGTTTCGAACTTATTCCCACTGGGGCAAGGTAAAGAGCTCTATTGGTCTTGGATGTTAAGATAAAGTGAAAAGCTACAATTTTGAGACTCCCATGTAGGGGCAATTTGGAGTGTGGACAAGAGTAAATCATGTGGAATGAAGTAGCAAGTAATACGAAAAAGCATGGTCAGTCCTATTGAGATAGAGATCACAGACTTGGATCAGTTACTCAGGAATGTTAATAATTATACACCTTGTGCCCATCTGTAACGAGCTCAAAACCTTGTATTCAACTATTTATCATGTAAAAGTATGGGACAATCAATGCCTGTACatcttttttttgttattcCTTTTTCACGAATTTGATTAATTACCCATGAGTCATGACCATGTCACTTCACTATTGCGGCCCAGTTGCTTTTTCTGAGTTTGGGCCGAAGTCAAATTGCAAAAGGGAGGGATGAACACAATAATTTGAAGTTGATAAGCAGTGAAGCGTCGAGCAAGTGTTTGAACTAGGGTTCGTTTGACACAAATAGATAAGTTTCCCATGTGTGATATGAAATTGTTGTCAACTCTACTCTGGTTACCCCTCATGTCCCATTTCCAAGCTGCCCATTCATGCTTTTCCCTACAATTGCCAGCTTTTCCCGTTATATGATGTGCCACTTTATAGTTGCAGGCTTGCAGCTAGGGTTGCAaatttcaacttattttatGTACTGGTATTAcctaaactttatttatttactatCATTATGAATTGTCTTACCCATATTAGTTAATGGGATTCAAAGAGCCTCCAATTCCAGTATAGATATCAACTTAATTTCCAGAGCAGTTCAATTGACACTATTGATTCATTTAAAAGGATAATATCCAGGTCTAAGTCAAGAGAACATATCTTGTAAGACAATTCATAATAATAGTAACTCTTAGTGACAATTCATAATGATGATAATTTCTGAAACCCTACTAAAAAGAGGTGTGGTAGAGGATGTTTCATGATTCTGACCTAATGCTAATCAAATCCAAACAGATCCTTAAAAACTTGTTGAGTGATTTTGATTTGAAGCCAATTATGTGATAGTGGCAATTGGAATTGGCCTAACCCATCattgttgaatttttattttgaacaattttgtaaattttttttttttggagggGGAAAGGGGGGGTGGTGGGTTTGTGGTGGTTGTGGGTGTGGGGGTGTGGTGTGTTCCATTACCCATCTAGTTGCTTCTGCTAATTGGGTACCTTGGTCTAACTCATAAAGGCTTGCAGAGATTGAATAAAttagagtgaattacattttccccccaaatGTTTGGCTTTAACCCACAGTTTACGTCAACTAAAATCGTTACCTGCAATTCGATGCAACAAAATCCTCAATCAAATGGGATAAGGCCAGCCATGGTTGTTGACGGAAAAAATCACGCATGGTGGAGTAGTTCAAAAAGTCAATGGTGAAGCTCAGAGGAAGATGCTGTTAACAGGAAAACGAAGCAAAGTGAACACTAGGTGATGGAGCTCTTGGAGGTAACAAGGCTTGACATCTAGGTTAGGAATAATTGAGTGATGGAGAGCACAAATtagtattgagatttgagaataATCGATAGAAAGAAGGTGAGAGGCTAGAGATGGCAAGATTGGCATGGTTGATGGACATGAAAGttgaattaacattaaaaaataagtcattcaaaataaaaataatggcTACAGTTTGGTTGAAATCTAAGAAAAAGAGAGTGAAGCTGAGGGTGAAAGAAAACGTAAAAAGAAGAATgcattaagaaaaattaaatatcaaaaatttttttaaaaatttttattaatttgagatgataaggtaattttgaaaagtgaaatagttaaaaataatataataatttaattttatgatattgtgtaagttttttttcactaacaaagtttaattttgagtgaaaatatATGATTGATATCATTAAAATgtggaaaaatttttaaaccaaaccttgggtggaaaatgtaAATTGACTCATATAATAAAGGTAAATTCTAGAGTCTTTTTCATCAGCAGAAGAGCACCTCTCATTCTTTAATAATTGAGTGTGGTTTGGTCTACAAATTCCTCCTTTTAAATacactttttccttttcctgTTATGAAAACTACAAACACATGGCCATTCCTTGATTTTGCCTCTTAAAGTTCCTTGCCTACTTACTAGGATTGGATAGGGATTTTCTAGTTTGCTTATAATGCAATTCTTTAGGATTTCATTAATGTTCAAGAAATCCAACTCAAATTAAAAGTTCATATGTCCAAATCAAAATATCAGCCTCAAAATTGGACACTGGTTCTTGCTAAtctaatgtaaattttattgaGAGTATAATTGTTTTCTACCCAAACTTTGCCTCAATGACACTTTTCCAccttctaaatttaaaaattagttttttactAGTAATCCAACTGTAGTAATAAAATccactaaattttttataaaattggtgaaaagacaaaaaatactTTTTCTTTCCATATGATCAATCAtcatttttgatatttttgttgttaCTTCTACTAAtcatgattttttaaactttgttaaGCATTCGTTAAATTACTGAATCCAAATAATAACAACTTACTCATTGAGGTAATTGGGCTTGTAATATCCAAAAATATCTCACTACAATCTAAACCTTCTTCTAGTACCCTCAAAACCACcatcattgttattatttttgtatttgctATTACTATTGAAAAGTTTGCAATCACCACTCATACTTGAGACATTCAACATTGAACTCGAAGAATGTATGAATATTGTTTCAACATTTGTACTATTTGTCGTTATGGTGAGACGGAGCTTTAGCTACTCGAGTTATGAGAATTGCTCTTGCACTCTATCTCCCTCTAAAGCTAGTACTAGAACTTATGTTTGCTGGATAGAGAAATCTAAAAAAGGTCTTGCGGGTGTCAATTACAATTTGGTATAATTCATTGATGGGTGTGAAAAttggttttttaaacttagaaggTAAAAAAGTGTCACTAAAACAAATTTTAGTGAGAAAATAGTTGGTAAAGTTTTAGTTATTGAAAAGGATTAATGAGGGTAAGTGAAAGTTTTGTTTCTTACATTTATGACTTGAATTTTGCTCGTGATTTCTTGTATAATCATTCGATTATCAcaaatatagtatatatattaaaaatgtaacccacattttcatttataaacaCAAACCCATGTTTAGTCAAAATAGGATTGGTAACATGAGATTTTATGACATGTACATACATAAGTGAGATGTCAAATTAGGGAATGTGTTTCCTTATGGCActcttataaattatttaaatctcATTGCATTCTTAAtcataaagttttatatttttttagtttttgtttattggtgttacaaaatgtttaatttatatgaaattaaccaaaatatgaagcaattttttttaataattagattaaaatagagaaattaaaCAGAGTAATTAAGTAAGATTTCAACACAAGGTTGGAATGTCATGTGATTGTGAAAGCTTGTTTTGGTGCAGTGTCCACATGGTCAAGAATAATTGTCATGGCGTCACACTCATaccaactatttttattttttaatttaaggtaTTTATAAACCAATTAATCACATGATTAACTATAATACagaaattaatagaataattcCCTAACAACCATcgatttttttaacaatattttaatttggagATCATAATGTCAGTACAAGATCCAGCACAAACTCCGTAACGTTCATGGTCATACGTCATGCCAGACTTGACTTTGGCTTAACGCGTCGCAGGCAATACATTTGTCAAATGCACGACAACATGtggcttttgttttctttcccCAAACCTTACTACCGTTTTAACCAGTGAAACGCCTGAAACgacatcaaaataaaaaataaattataattccaGGTCGGATCAGGGTGAGTGAGTGGGACCCAATCTAATCTTTACTAATTCGACAATCGAAACGTGACAGTATCAGTACATTACAGTTAAACAATTTGCCGGCTTTTTGGAAAGGTTCTTCGCGTGTGCTCTTGCTTCCCACCTTTACGTTTCGTTTATGTCCATTTGTTATTATTgcattcataatatattatatttattacaaacccaaattaaataaacttgTAACAGAAGGGACGGTGAGgatattattagttttaaatgttaaaagattTCTTTGGTAGTGCGTTTTGATCCAGATTATAAAAGGATTATTTGAAAgatgaatttttgtttgtttatgacCGAAGAATCTATCCAATTTCACTATACAAGTAAATTTTGTTATGTAATAACttaacttataattattatactaaacAAATAGCTGTTTGTTGTGATATACTGTTTAAACTTTGActtttcacataaaaaaaagCCTTTTTTTGTATTAGTTAGACTATTATCTGAGGTCTGAAAAATGGATTAtcagtaaattattattattattttaatgattttaataattatatattaataattattatttaaatatctttaaaaaagtattaacataaattaatattatatttggatatattaacaatttttataatgaaatatttactttatgtattttgtaatatttttttcatattaataatatggtTAGGTGTTTTATGTTACTAATAGACTTGATAGTTACATATGACAATAAAGCAGGAAACGATCGATTACCTTAATCTTTGTTCTCgttcttataaaaaaatcttttgttgTCTTTTTCTTATCCTTGATACAAAGATGACAGAGAATTCTCGTCTCTTCTCtgcaaaacaaatttatttatctctCATTCATCTCCCTTTCCCTATACAGAAAATTCTCTTTTTTATCCttactagaaaaataaaacaaatatttatcatGTGTTTGTGCATGTTtgtaaattcaaacttttaagAGTATTTCACTATCTAAGGTtttatgagaatatatatagaaGGAGACGAGTAagagatatatttatttctGTTTTCATTCCACCCCTTAATTATAAGGTTTTTAGCTATCTTTATCCTTTATTCTCGTTGTCGTTTTTGTTcttatcaaagaaaaatttcttttattcctatagataaaaatgtatttatcataaattcatatattaagagaaaaattataattttttaaaataatgagaatattttttatttttttaggggttattggaaattaaaaaaagtctagggttttttgaaaatttttaaatattagtttaacttcagtaattttaaaaataataattatatctctaaaaaattaaatataaaataacaaattataagtataaatatcatattacaattACTATAgtcttttaatagttttaaaatatatgaaagtttgaaaaaatttcaaagattattttttgagtttttaacattttcaaaggttaaattattgtatttataacttttgaatataataaaaaattattttttaaaaatttaataaatgataaaattatacttttacatcattaatttttttaataatatttgattctaagtgaaaaaatattatttatatttattagagCCAGAAAAGTTTTGTAACCTAAACCTTACtgtaagaaaatattattatttactctaaatttaataattactcttaaattaattaccatatTATCTTGTTAATacgaaattattaaaatctttaattatatagaaAACTTTTACTATTGGACAAAACAAACCAATAACATCATTAATTAAGAAGCATTTAAAGAAATGAGTGACCATCTAATGCGATAACACAACCACGAAAAGAATTAGTTGTGAGAAATCTCTCAGAAATTAATAAGGAAATTAAACAGGGGTATATTTGTCATTAAACACAGATATGTCAATGTTAAAAAGCCTTGATagtatttcttttaaaaatggTTGGTGCGTAAAAAAACCCCCGAAATTCAAacgtaatttaaaatcaaaatagaaatataaaagGACGactttggttttttctttttttttaccatttatttctttgttttctttttttttttattatgtgtgAAGATGCAGAGAAACAAAAGCTGCATAATCTCCACACGCCTTaaattttctattcatttttaattttatcttttttctctcttcactTTCTCTGAAGCCAAACACTCCTTCACGTTCATGTACTCTAATCTAAACAATGGAATATAAACTAATCAGTTACGGTATTTTAACTTTCTTCATTTCTGCCTCTTTTAATTTGGTTCTTTCTTCACTGTAATGCGGAGCTGCTGTTGTTCCTGTTGGGGTGAGATCAACCGAACCTTGCGATTGCTGTACTGAGAATCTCGAATTTATTTTGACTATTTCTAGGTAAGTATGCAGTATGTTATCCTTTCTGGTTGTTGTAGCTTTGAAATTGCAAATTGCTAGTGGATCGGTTTTGATTTGCAAGATTCTGTGTTTTTAAACTTTACTCTTTCTTTAATTGTCGAGAAACTGgaagacaattaaaaaaaaaaactcgagTTTTATGGTCCCAGGCGATACTTTATGGTTCTAAACCTcgttttttattcttttatttttgagttcTGTTGTATTTC contains:
- the LOC123214354 gene encoding peroxidase 65-like, which translates into the protein MNPQFSESLQGPCPKKKFDPTVVAFNNVTTPIIFDNSYFRNLQKGMGLLATDQMLILNPMTGDYVKKMAENQKVFFDSFVSAMIKLGSIGVQGRMETLDLIAALSTVNNHSSKTNPTVPEAHLFHNINHIMV